From a region of the Sesamum indicum cultivar Zhongzhi No. 13 linkage group LG3, S_indicum_v1.0, whole genome shotgun sequence genome:
- the LOC105157190 gene encoding uncharacterized protein LOC105157190 isoform X1, producing the protein MPGPGPHMIYTLGSGQALMHVSNGRFGPHHCVTYAINAFFGPDIGSFSEWLTSTLGLGRVLGSSVESWIHDPFYYVLILGFPLSLLYGWISRFVLHKGVLDSFSGVPLTVKQCFLLVFAGSLSHFFLDHLFEENGHSSMYTWILSTGWWKTRAPINPDAVVVISLLCASLIGGFIYIYRVKPLKSSRKQYHKSLRLILVIASAYCLWCASQIYLVSPRRPAVGEEADLGVLVFLGVFFFLPHWLCILSMNSRDVVDSAEQLPL; encoded by the exons ATGCCGGGCCCGGGCCCGCACATGATTTACACGCTCGGCTCCGGCCAGGCCCTGATGCATGTATCAAACGGGAGGTTCGGCCCGCACCACTGTGTTACCTACGCTATCAACGCTTTCTTCGGGCCAGACATCGGGTCCTTCTCCGAGTGGCTGACTTCAACTCTGGGTTTGGGCCGGGTCTTGGGCTCCTCCGTTGAGAGCTGGATCCACGACCCGTTTTACTATGTCTTGATTCTGGGTTTCCCCTTGTCGCTGCTCTACGGTTGGATCTCCCGATTTGTGCTCCATAAGGGCGTTCTTGATTCCTTTTCTGGG GTGCCCCTAACGGTGAAACAGTGCTTCTTGTTGGTATTTGCCGGATCTTTGTCGCACTTTTTCTTAGATCATTTGTTTGAG GAGAATGGACATTCTTCCATGTATACATGGATATTGAGCACCGGTTGGTGGAAAACTCGAGCACCAATCAATCCCGATGCTGTCGTTGTGATTAGCCTTTTGTGTGCAAGCTTAATCGGAGGTTTCATTTACATCTACAG AGTGAAGCCCTTGAAGTCTTCAAGAAAACAGTATCACAAATCATTGAGACTGATCCTAGTAATTGCAAGTGCATACTGCCTGTGGTGCGCGAGCCAGATTTATTTGGTCAGTCCTCGTCGGCCAGCGGTCGGTGAGGAGGCCGACCTTGGCGTTCTTGTGTTCCTTGGCGTGTTCTTCTTCCTCCCTCACTGGCTCTGCATTCTGTCGATGAACTCAAGGGACGTTGTTGACTCCGCCGAACAACTCCCTCTTTAG
- the LOC105157190 gene encoding uncharacterized protein LOC105157190 isoform X2, which produces MPGPGPHMIYTLGSGQALMHVSNGRFGPHHCVTYAINAFFGPDIGSFSEWLTSTLGLGRVLGSSVESWIHDPFYYVLILGFPLSLLYGWISRFVLHKGVLDSFSGVPLTVKQCFLLVFAGSLSHFFLDHLFEENGHSSMYTWILSTGWWKTRAPINPDAVVVISLLCASLIGGFIYIYRFTESEALEVFKKTVSQIIETDPSNCKCILPVVREPDLFGQSSSASGR; this is translated from the exons ATGCCGGGCCCGGGCCCGCACATGATTTACACGCTCGGCTCCGGCCAGGCCCTGATGCATGTATCAAACGGGAGGTTCGGCCCGCACCACTGTGTTACCTACGCTATCAACGCTTTCTTCGGGCCAGACATCGGGTCCTTCTCCGAGTGGCTGACTTCAACTCTGGGTTTGGGCCGGGTCTTGGGCTCCTCCGTTGAGAGCTGGATCCACGACCCGTTTTACTATGTCTTGATTCTGGGTTTCCCCTTGTCGCTGCTCTACGGTTGGATCTCCCGATTTGTGCTCCATAAGGGCGTTCTTGATTCCTTTTCTGGG GTGCCCCTAACGGTGAAACAGTGCTTCTTGTTGGTATTTGCCGGATCTTTGTCGCACTTTTTCTTAGATCATTTGTTTGAG GAGAATGGACATTCTTCCATGTATACATGGATATTGAGCACCGGTTGGTGGAAAACTCGAGCACCAATCAATCCCGATGCTGTCGTTGTGATTAGCCTTTTGTGTGCAAGCTTAATCGGAGGTTTCATTTACATCTACAGGTTCACTGAG AGTGAAGCCCTTGAAGTCTTCAAGAAAACAGTATCACAAATCATTGAGACTGATCCTAGTAATTGCAAGTGCATACTGCCTGTGGTGCGCGAGCCAGATTTATTTGGTCAGTCCTCGTCGGCCAGCGGTCGGTGA